One stretch of Candidatus Neomarinimicrobiota bacterium DNA includes these proteins:
- a CDS encoding DUF1761 domain-containing protein, with protein MTQPNINLLAVLIATILGFGLAALWYSPKLFGSQWLTALGMSPEEIQAGPSPARTYGTRFVTTLVAAYILARILVHTGATTLVSGIETGFLVWLGFVATFTLESVVFEKSPFKLYLINSGYYLVGLMVMGA; from the coding sequence ATGACCCAACCCAATATCAACCTGCTGGCTGTCCTGATTGCTACCATCCTGGGATTCGGCCTGGCGGCCTTGTGGTATTCACCCAAACTATTCGGCAGCCAATGGCTGACCGCCCTGGGCATGTCACCGGAGGAAATCCAGGCGGGGCCCAGCCCGGCGCGTACCTACGGAACCCGCTTCGTGACAACCCTGGTGGCCGCCTATATCCTGGCCCGGATTCTCGTGCATACCGGGGCCACCACCCTTGTTTCCGGCATTGAGACCGGATTCCTGGTATGGCTTGGCTTTGTGGCCACCTTTACCCTGGAAAGCGTCGTGTTTGAAAAGAGCCCCTTCAAGCTGTACCTGATCAACAGCGGCTATTACCTGGTGGGACTGATGGTCATGGGGGC
- a CDS encoding phosphatase PAP2 family protein — MIAFRVPLAGVLLLTTALGQSEGYQTYPQKVATGLRITITAPANRSLWLTTGLGLLAALPLDSRIRQQAVEQGLMPEPLARFGDAWGGYVAALSILPVVYAAEAIRNAPRQQTYRRLEFTFISLTTVGVTTSMLKWAVGRERPNGRGYLSFPSGHTSLSFGVAEVVRTLYGNRIGALFYSLALVTGISRIHDNKHYLSDVVAGAGLGIGLVRGFNLSLPSKSGSEVVQVAFVPGYIILGFHF, encoded by the coding sequence ATGATAGCCTTCAGAGTACCCCTGGCTGGCGTCTTGCTGCTCACAACGGCCCTCGGCCAATCTGAAGGGTACCAGACCTACCCTCAAAAGGTGGCCACCGGCCTGCGGATTACCATCACTGCTCCCGCCAACCGCTCGCTCTGGCTAACTACCGGTCTGGGGCTCCTGGCGGCCCTGCCCCTGGATAGCCGCATCCGGCAGCAGGCCGTGGAACAGGGGTTGATGCCAGAACCCCTCGCACGCTTTGGTGACGCTTGGGGAGGGTACGTAGCAGCGCTATCGATCCTGCCAGTGGTCTATGCCGCCGAAGCCATTCGGAATGCACCCCGCCAGCAGACCTACCGGCGATTGGAATTCACCTTCATCAGTCTAACCACGGTTGGCGTAACGACGTCCATGCTTAAGTGGGCCGTGGGTCGGGAGCGCCCCAATGGTCGCGGATACCTGTCATTCCCCTCCGGTCATACCTCCCTGTCATTCGGCGTAGCAGAAGTGGTGCGAACCCTCTACGGCAACCGCATAGGGGCTCTATTCTATAGTCTCGCCCTCGTGACGGGAATCAGCCGCATCCACGATAACAAGCATTACCTTTCCGACGTGGTCGCCGGCGCCGGACTGGGCATAGGACTGGTAAGAGGATTCAACCTGAGCTTGCCCTCCAAAAGTGGATCGGAGGTCGTACAGGTCGCTTTTGTCCCCGGATATATTATACTAGGATTTCACTTTTGA
- a CDS encoding GAF domain-containing protein: MSLAEDILAQPSFDMAIRTAVAGVKSMKPTYDWVGVYLLEGDVLTLRDDHYLGQPTVHTRITLDSGLCGASVASHETIVVDDVHRDSRYIACSLSVQSEIVVPILDDERLIGVLDLDSDTPAAFKEDDRRELEEVARALAQAWRNIIRTSCEI, translated from the coding sequence ATGTCTCTAGCCGAAGACATATTAGCCCAGCCCTCCTTCGATATGGCCATCCGCACCGCAGTGGCGGGAGTGAAGTCTATGAAGCCCACCTACGACTGGGTGGGGGTCTACCTGCTGGAGGGGGATGTACTGACGCTGCGAGACGATCACTACCTGGGGCAGCCAACGGTCCATACCCGCATCACGCTGGATAGTGGCCTCTGCGGCGCCTCCGTAGCCAGCCACGAGACCATCGTCGTGGATGATGTCCACCGGGACAGCCGGTATATCGCTTGCAGCCTCTCAGTCCAATCTGAGATTGTGGTACCTATACTTGACGATGAACGGCTCATTGGAGTATTGGATCTGGACAGTGACACTCCGGCAGCTTTTAAAGAAGATGACCGGCGGGAGCTGGAAGAGGTAGCTCGTGCCTTGGCCCAGGCCTGGCGGAATATTATACGAACATCCTGCGAGATATAG
- the nadA gene encoding quinolinate synthase NadA yields MCTTNQSLQSSPDLVKKIDHLKQDRNAVILAHYYQDPDIQDLADYLGDSLQLAQMAAVTDADVILFCGVRFMAEVVKILNPGKTVLLPDLEAGCSLADDCPAEAFQDFIERYPDHEVVVYINSSAEAKALSDIICTSSNAEQVLASIPEDRPIIFAPDYNFGYYLKKKTGRNMKIWPGSCVVHESFSLPAILSLKARYPGAVLLAHPECEEAILQQADHIGSTAAIISATVTGQARQYLVATEAGVIHQMKKLSPAKEFIPVPTKNDHTGALCPYMRLITVEKIYRALQDQSPEITIVEELRLKALRPIERMMALG; encoded by the coding sequence ATGTGTACGACCAATCAGTCACTTCAGTCCTCCCCGGACCTAGTTAAGAAGATTGATCACTTAAAGCAGGATCGAAACGCGGTTATTCTGGCTCATTACTACCAAGATCCGGATATTCAGGATCTGGCTGATTACCTGGGCGACAGCCTGCAGCTGGCCCAGATGGCTGCTGTGACGGACGCGGACGTGATCCTTTTCTGCGGGGTCCGGTTTATGGCGGAAGTGGTCAAGATCCTTAATCCCGGGAAAACGGTATTGCTGCCAGATCTGGAGGCAGGCTGCTCCCTGGCAGACGACTGCCCGGCCGAGGCCTTCCAGGACTTTATTGAGCGTTACCCTGACCATGAAGTGGTGGTCTATATCAACAGCTCAGCGGAGGCGAAGGCCCTTTCAGATATTATCTGTACTTCATCCAACGCTGAGCAAGTCCTGGCCAGCATACCAGAAGATCGGCCTATTATCTTTGCCCCTGACTACAATTTTGGGTACTATCTGAAAAAGAAGACCGGCCGGAACATGAAAATCTGGCCCGGTTCCTGTGTAGTCCATGAAAGTTTCTCCCTGCCGGCTATCCTAAGTTTGAAGGCCCGCTATCCGGGGGCGGTTCTCCTGGCCCATCCGGAATGTGAGGAGGCGATATTGCAGCAGGCTGACCATATCGGTTCCACCGCCGCTATTATCAGCGCAACGGTAACAGGCCAGGCGCGCCAGTACTTAGTGGCCACAGAAGCCGGAGTGATCCACCAGATGAAGAAACTGTCTCCAGCGAAGGAATTTATCCCTGTTCCTACCAAAAACGATCACACCGGCGCCTTGTGTCCCTACATGCGGCTGATTACGGTAGAGAAAATCTACCGGGCTCTTCAAGATCAATCGCCGGAAATCACTATTGTAGAGGAGCTTCGTCTCAAGGCCCTGCGCCCTATTGAGCGGATGATGGCCCTGGGATAA
- the nadC gene encoding carboxylating nicotinate-nucleotide diphosphorylase, protein MMVRRILFQQITLDPDWVHQQIVEFLAEDVPAGDVTTDGVAPNDVTATAQIKAGEKLIFAGAAVVQGCFLNRCDVELNVADGQPVAAGEIIGTIAGPARYILTRERVMLNLIQHLSGIATLTRAYVNEASPFGVKILDTRKTIPGLRSFEKYAVAVGGGVNHRLDLSSGILVKDNHIATTGSIAGAVKSLRRRYPDMPIEVEVETRAQVEAGLAAGVDAFLLDNMPVEEVHACVTLIRDHACGKDIFIEASGGIKLDNVAKYAQTGVDGLSVGYLTHSAPFVDISLDLFT, encoded by the coding sequence ATGATGGTTCGGCGGATATTATTCCAACAGATAACGCTCGATCCCGATTGGGTGCACCAACAGATTGTGGAATTTTTAGCTGAAGACGTCCCTGCAGGAGATGTCACCACTGATGGGGTGGCACCGAATGATGTCACCGCTACTGCTCAAATTAAGGCTGGGGAGAAGCTCATCTTTGCCGGTGCAGCGGTTGTCCAGGGCTGTTTCCTGAACCGCTGTGATGTTGAGCTAAATGTTGCTGATGGTCAGCCGGTGGCAGCCGGGGAGATCATTGGCACCATTGCCGGTCCTGCTCGCTATATCCTGACCCGGGAACGGGTGATGCTGAATCTGATCCAGCACCTGTCGGGCATCGCTACTCTGACCCGGGCCTATGTAAACGAGGCCTCTCCTTTCGGGGTTAAAATCCTGGACACGCGCAAAACTATTCCCGGTCTCAGGAGCTTTGAGAAATATGCGGTGGCGGTGGGGGGAGGCGTGAATCACCGGCTGGACCTCTCTTCCGGGATTCTGGTAAAAGACAATCATATCGCCACCACCGGTAGCATAGCGGGGGCGGTGAAAAGCCTCCGGCGGAGGTATCCCGATATGCCCATTGAGGTGGAGGTGGAGACGAGGGCCCAGGTTGAGGCCGGTCTGGCAGCCGGCGTGGACGCCTTCCTCCTGGATAACATGCCAGTCGAAGAGGTGCACGCCTGTGTAACGCTCATCCGGGACCACGCCTGCGGCAAGGATATCTTCATCGAAGCCTCGGGAGGTATTAAGCTCGACAATGTAGCAAAATACGCGCAGACCGGCGTTGACGGACTGTCGGTTGGGTACCTGACACATAGTGCCCCG